Below is a genomic region from Lusitaniella coriacea LEGE 07157.
TTTTATTGTTGGCGTAAATGGTGGAGATCGACCCTTATTCACCTATCTGGGCCCTTTGTATCCTCAACTTGCCAACGCCGTATATTCCAATCCCGGTGAGATTTCTCCCCTTTTCAACGATCCGGATTTAGAGTTGGTGGGTATTGGAACGCGCATTTTTCTCGGTGGCGGCATCGGTTATGTCGCCTGGGAAGGAACGCAGCATTTCCCTCTGCAAAAACGATTGCCAAACCGCACTCCCATTGGTCCTGCGGCAACTCTTTCTCTAATTGGCGATGCGAAACAAATGGATGCGCGTTGGGTACGGGGATGTTATTTCCAAAATTATGGACCATCTTTAATGCTGGGGGTTGGCGTGCCGTTTCCCGTTCTCCAAGAAGCTGTTGTAGAGCGCTGTGCCGTGCGAGATAAGGAGATTGTGGCTCCTGTGGTAGATTTTTCCATTCCTCGCCGCGTTCGACCGACTTTCGGCTTGGTGAGCTATGCTCAACTGAAGAGCGGTCGTATTACAATTGAAGGCAGAACCGTTCGTGCTGCGCCTCTAGCAAGTATTGCCTTATCGCGACAGGTGGCAAAGGAGTTGAAAGGGTGGATTGAAGCGGGGACATTTACTCTCACCGAACCCGTTGCGTCGATTCCGCGCGATCGCGCGTTTTTGCCTCAAGATAGTTGGGGAGCGCAAATTACCTTAGATTCATAATAAAGAGAAGATTCGCTATCTTAATCCCAAGAAAGTGAGTCGAAAAACAATGAATCTAACTCTGCCACCCATTACGAATCGCCAACTGTACCAACAAGCACTAACTCATCGTTCCTACGCCAACGAACATCCCCAGGAATCCGAGCATAACGAACGCTTAGAATTTCTCGGAGATGCCGTTTTGGGATTTCTTGTGGGAGAACTCCTCTATCAACGTTACCCGGAAATGAGCGAGGCGCAACTCACTCGTTTGCGTTCGGTGTTAGTGGACGAACAACAGTTAGCTCAGTTTGCAAGAATTGTTGGTGTCGGCACACAAATGCGTTTGGGAAAAGGAGCAGATAAAGATGGGGGACGCGACAATCCCGCCTTACTCAGCGACACATTTGAAGCACTCATTGGTGCATATTTTCTCGATTCGGGTATCGATGCAGTTAGGAGCTATATCACCGCTCTTTTCTTGGATATTATCGATCGATTTGTTGTCCCTCAATCGGTTATTGAAGAGCAACATCTGGTTGACTCCAAAAATCGCTTGCAACAATGGGCATTAGCTCAATTTCAAGAAAATCCTCAATATGAAATTATTGCTGAATTTGGGCCCGATCATTCTAAAACTTTTACCGCTCAAGTTCGGGTGCAAGGTAATGTATATGGGGTAGGAACCGATCGCCGCAAACAAGAAGCAGAAAAACGAGCAGCGGAAGATGCATTGAAGAAGTTAGGTATTGTGTCAGTAAAGTAATTATAAAAAAGCATTTGTTGTCTTTGCAAATTCCTCTGTTCAATACATTTAAGGAAAGTATTCTTCTCTACCAAAAGCTCAACTAATATATAGAATAACAGCATCTCCTCGTGAAGAAACAGATTGATAAAATGCAAGCGTTAACTCATAGTAATGAAGTAAGTATTCAAGTGCTTTGTCGCCTTCAGACTCCCATATTTCAGTAGGGTAAATGTTATTTTCCTCAAAAGCACTTGGGATATAGCCTTGAGCTAAATCTTTTTTGGATACATCACGAAGCGCGGTAGCAATTTCATGAACTTGTTCTGGAGTTAAATAGCGCATTGTACTGTATTCTAAATCCTTACTGATTTCCGTTCCTCCAAAAATCGTCATTGCTAGAGGGCTTTCGTTAGAGTAAGATTCTCCTGTCAAAAGAAAGTGAATGCCGTGCCATGCTTTCTGAATATTGATTTTCTCAGTGGGCTTTTTTTCATTTTTAGGTGTTTCGGAGTCAATAAAATCTTCAACTTTGGAAGGTTCATTAATAAGCCATTGGAGTTGTTTTAGTGTTAATGCTACTAGCTGTCCCGTCATTCCCATAACAATTTCCCTCGTGTCAAAAAGTGAAAATGAGTCAACGCTTTAAGAATATATGTACCACAATAGCGTAATTGCTAGAAAAACTGGGGAGAAAATGAGGAAGGCTTTGCTATTTATAGCAATTCTCACTCTGGTGAGGTACAAAGCTTTAAGCTTGAGGCAATGGACAATAGAGGTATTAGGCATTGAGATATGGATCTCATGAGTCCGAGAAAGGCTATATCTTACGGAGAGAATTCAAAAGAGTTCATGAGTAACCTTTGTTTGAGGAGTAATTGAAATTCAGTTCTCGGAATTATTAATAGCGAATACCCAAAAGCTTCGGGTTTTTGCATTAATTCATTAAAATCTTCATCGTTAATAAATTTATGATGTTTAACTAGATCGTGACTGAGAATGATGGCATTGATTTGTCGCTTTTGGGCAAACTCTGAAAAACGATCGTATTTTAAATATTCTCCAACGCGGTTGTAATTATCGCCTAGATAAATGTGGAATCCACCTTCTGCTTCGAGTAAGTTTACTGGATCTTTAATATTCAAAGATTTGAGGAATTGAATGGTTTTTAGATTGGGTGCAATAAGAGGCGTATTTGGATTTCTTGGTGCAATGCAAGCGTTTGGGAAAATACACCATCCCCTGGATAAGTTGGGTACGAGGAGAAGGAAGATTAAACCGATCGCGCACGCAAATTTCAATGTTCTATAATTCAGTCTGTGCTTGGGAAGAGAGGATTCAAGTAAGTATGCCGCGATCGCGAAAATCAGAGTTCCTTGGATAACAAGGTAATGTTCTCTGGGGTAAACGAGTAAAACAGAAGGAATAATCGCGATAAGCAATCCCAAAACTGCGATAACTAATTTTTTAGTTAAAGATGGATCTAGATTTTTTGCAACGATTTTTCGCTGCTTGATGATATAAAAAATTACGGCAATTAATACAATCACTTCAAGGCACGCGATCGCGCGATTTAAAATCGGAAAAAATTGATAGCGATCGAAGTCAACAAAAAGTATCTCGATCGAGTTAATAATATAGTTTTTGAAGTTCGTTAAAATGTGCGCAAAAAAGAGAGTAGGATTTACACTTAGAGCTTCGGAAATATTTTCCGCATTTCCAAATACGGATTTTACAATCTCAACATAATTTGTCCAAGGAATCAGATCGCTTTGGTTCCATTCCACCCAATTCACCGAAAAGTGTTGTCGAAATGCCCACCAACTGCGATCGCCGCCTAAAGGATTGCCGAGAATGGTGATGAATAACAAGGAGGTGAGGGTTAAAAAGGAAATTTTCGCGATCGCGCGCAAGGATGCTCTTTTAGCAATCCAAATTGTTTTAATAAAATGAAAGAAGTAGAATGAGAAAATTGCACAGAAAGGAACAAAATATTCCGGTCTGATAAAAGAAATCAATAAAAAGCCTAAAGAGAGGATGCCATAGTAACTATCTTTTGCTCTTGCTTTAATTGCTAGCAAAAAAACAAGAGCAAAAATCAGAAAAGCAAAATTCGTCGGACGAGGATCAACTTGATGAATTCCTGAAACTAAGTAAAGGCTGCTTGTTAGAAATGCAAGAATAGGTCTGACCTTTATACTTCTGAGGAATAGGTAAAAGACTAAAGTGGTCAATGAAACTAAAAGCTGATGATTGAGAAAATGGAGCTGAATAGGATTGGGTTCGAGCGAAGATAAGAAATAATACCAAATTGTATAAAAAGGGGCCCACTCTGGTTCGGGTAATCCTTCTTGTAATAAATTAACGCCGCTATAAAGATAATAAGTTTCGTCGTGTAATTGAATATCTGCAACTGTTTCAATTGCAAACATCAACTTTAAAGCAGCGAAACCAAGGAAAATGAAATAGATAAAATCGACAGGATGTTGTTGGGAAAAGTCAAAGATACGCGATCGCGGCGCAATAAAACGCAGATTCCTAAGTTTCTGGCGTAAAATAGTCCAATTCACCTTATTCAGGGTCAATTCCTAAACTTCGCAATTGTTCGGCTAAACGTTCTGCACGTTCTCGTTCTTCTTCAAATCGTTCTTCAGGTGAGAGCAATCTTTGACCATTTTGGTCGTACCAATAAAGCCATTCTCGCTCCCAATTAGCATAAATTCCTACCTCGCGACCAATTCCCAAGCCAATTTCCGGCATCCAACAGGGTTCGCTTTCTTGAGGAACGTATTCTCCCTCAACTAAACGATATAACTCAAAGGATTCGTGTCGATCGCGCGCGTGATATTGCGGGTTATAAATTAAGTAGTACAACACCCCCAAACGAGCGTAATCGTCCATTTTCTTGTCATACTCTCCCCCATAGGTGCGCGAAACGTATTCCAAAACAAAAATCGGAACAATCCCATTTTCATGCCAAACAATGTAACTCGGTCGTCCAAAAGGTTGGATTGTGCGTTCGACTCCTAAACTCAACAGCGCATCGGGAATAATTGGGATTCGAGGGTTTTCTCCTGTCGCGTGGAAGATTCCCATATTGACCCCAAAAAACCAATCGTTGCGCTCTGCCCACAGCCAATTTAGGATGACGCGAAGTAGGGTGGGGACAATAATTTGTAGCTCGTTATCCACAGGGCGATCGTCGGAGTCGGGGAGTTCTTCGATGGGGGGCAAGTTTTGTGGCGGATTATAGCTTACCATAAGCGAGTCAAGATAGCGTCATTGCTGCAATTGTAGCGCTTTAAAATTCGATCGAACCCAACCAAAATGTCTATTGTCATTGCTGGCGAACGAAGCGGTGCGGGAAAAACCACAGTGACCCTGGCGTTGCTCTCCTTTTTATCCCAACAGCGCGTACAATCCTTTAAGGTAGGGCCCGATTACATCGATCCCATGTTCCACACTGCCATTGTCGGTCGTCCCTGTCGCAACCTCGACCCCGTTCTCACCTCAGAAGATTACGTGCGGCAATGCTTTCATCGTCACTGCCAAGATGCAGATTATGGGATTGTTGAGGGGGTGATGGGACTCTTTGATGGGATTGCGCGAACTGCTTCGTTTCCTGCGAAGGACTTTGCCAGTACCGCTCATATCGCCCGTTTGCTGGATTTACCCATCCTTTTAATCCTCGATTGCCGTCGCTTGTCCCATTCCGTTGCCGCGATCGCGCACGGTTATTCTACCCTCGATCCGAGATTAAAAATTGCTGGATTAATTTTGAATCGCGTGGGGAGCGAACGTCACCGAGAACTCCTCACTGAAGCTCTAGAACCCCTAAGAATTCCAATTTTGGGCATTTTGCATCGCCATGACGAAATTACCATTCCCGATCGCCATCTCGGTCTGGTTCCTACCGAAGAACTCCCGAAATTAGAACATTTTTTCGCGAAATTAGCGAGTTTAGCGCAAAAGAGTTTTGATTGGGATCGACTCTTACCTCTGCTGAAAGTGGAGAAAGTTCGATCTCCCAAACCTCCAACATATCGAGAAAAAACTGTCAGAATTGCGATCGCGCGCGATCGCGCCTTTAATTTTTATTACCCCGATAATCTCGACCTCCTCGAACAACTCGGTGCAGAACTCATTCCCTGGAGTCCCTTGAGCGATTCCCAACTCCCTCCCAACATCCAAGGACTCTATTTTGGTGGCGGTTTTCCCGAAGTTTTTGCCCAACCCCTCAGCGAGAATCAAACTGCTCGAAACGCGGTTCGCACAGCCATTCAAGGCGGTATCCCCACCTACGCGGAATGTGGCGGATTAATGTATCTCTGCGAAAATTTGATTGATTTTGACGGTCAATCTCGACCAATGGCGGGAGTCCTCCACACAACAACTCGCATGAGTCCAACCCTGACTCTTGGTTATCGTCAAGCGACCGCCTTACAAAATAGTCCGATTCTTAATTGCGGAGAAACCCTTTGGGGACACGAATTTCACCGTTCTCAACTCAGTACAAATGCCCCTCATCCCCTGTATCAAATTCAAAATCCCCCAATTGCCGAAGGATGGCAAATTCACCAACTTCACGCTTCTTATATTCACCTTCATTGGGGCGCGCGTCCATCCGTTCCCCAACGATTTTCACAGTTCTGTTCGACTTACCAAAATCTTGGGGTTTAAAGCCTCCCCCTTCTAGTGGTCTGTCAGTTTTCAATTTGTGGATCGATTCTTTCTCCGCGTCCCCGCATCACCCTCAAAGCACAAGATCGAGGTTGACGAACCACTAGGGGGAGATTTGTTTCTTGATTTATTTATGCTCATGAGGCAGCATAAATCCATGTTAGTCTTAGAAGCAAAGGTATACGCAAATCAGGCACAGTATAGTGCGATGGATGAAGCCATAAGAACGGCACAATTCATCCGTAACAAGTCACTGCGCTATTGGATGGACAATAAAGGCGTAGGAAAATACCAGCTATCGGCATACTCAAAAGTGTTGGCAGAGTCATTTCCTTTTGTTCAAAAGCTCAATTCAATGGCTAGACAAAGTAGTGCCGATCGAGCTTGGGCTGCCATATCTCGTTTCTATACCAACTGTAAAGCTAAAGTCAAAGGAAAGAAAGGATATCCTAAGTTTAAGAAACACTCTCGCTCGGTTGAGTATAAAACTTCAGGCTGGAAACTATCTGAAAACAGAAAGCAAATAACCTTTACTGACGGAAATAATATTGGGCGGGTCAAGCTAAAAGGAACTAGAGACTTGAATGGGTATGAGATTAAGCAGTTTAAGCGGGTGCGAATAGTTAGACGTGCTGATGGTTATTATTGTCAGTTTCTAGTTGCTGCTGACAATCGAGAGAAAATAGAACCGTCTTATTCCGAGATTGGTTTAGATGTCGGTTTAAATCATTTTTATACCGACGACAAAGGAAATAAAATTGAGAATCCACGATTTTATCGAAAAGGTGAAAAAGCACTCAATCGATTAAATCGAAGCAAGTCTAAAAAATATAAGAAGAACCAAAAACCGCAATCAAATAACTATCATAAGGCTAGAAAAAGGTATGCATTGAAGCACCTTAAGATAAGTAGGCAGCGTAAAGATCGTGCTGTGAAGCTGGCACGATGCGTAATCACATCTAACGATGTAGTAGCTTATGAAGACTTAAGAGTTGCCAATATGGTCAAAAATCATAATCTAGCTAAGTCAATAACTGATGCGGGTTGGTATCAATTTAGAGTTTGGTTGGAGTATTTTGGCTACAAGTTCGGCAAGATAACAGTTGCCGTGCCACCTCAGTACACTTCGATTAACTGCTCTAATTGTGGGGCAAAAGTCCTCAAGGCTTTGAGTACAAGAACTCATAAATGTCAGTGTGGCTGCATCTTAGACAGAGACGAAAACGCAGCTAGAAATATCCTCTCGTTAGGATTAAGTACCGTAGGGCATACGGGAACTCAAGCTTGGGGAGACGAAACCTCTATTTAGGCTGGTGCAAACCTGTCTGAGTAAGTTTTTTCTGTGAACCAAGAATCCCCGTCTCTTTAGAGCGGAGAGTGTCAAAAGAGAGATTAATTCTAGAGCGATGAAGTTATTTCTTTGCAGCTCCTTAG
It encodes:
- a CDS encoding homocysteine biosynthesis protein is translated as MRTIEEINDKIRHKKAVVCTVEELKDRVAESSVAKVAKQVDVIATGTFEPMESTGATINLGHTDPPIKIRQCWLDGVPAYAGLGAVDLYIGATAMADDVGTGEVDGELRPRSAIQRGGGHVIEDLIAGKPIQLRARGQVTDCYPRASFETTIARDTINQFYLFNPRNLYQNFIVGVNGGDRPLFTYLGPLYPQLANAVYSNPGEISPLFNDPDLELVGIGTRIFLGGGIGYVAWEGTQHFPLQKRLPNRTPIGPAATLSLIGDAKQMDARWVRGCYFQNYGPSLMLGVGVPFPVLQEAVVERCAVRDKEIVAPVVDFSIPRRVRPTFGLVSYAQLKSGRITIEGRTVRAAPLASIALSRQVAKELKGWIEAGTFTLTEPVASIPRDRAFLPQDSWGAQITLDS
- the rnc gene encoding ribonuclease III, which gives rise to MNLTLPPITNRQLYQQALTHRSYANEHPQESEHNERLEFLGDAVLGFLVGELLYQRYPEMSEAQLTRLRSVLVDEQQLAQFARIVGVGTQMRLGKGADKDGGRDNPALLSDTFEALIGAYFLDSGIDAVRSYITALFLDIIDRFVVPQSVIEEQHLVDSKNRLQQWALAQFQENPQYEIIAEFGPDHSKTFTAQVRVQGNVYGVGTDRRKQEAEKRAAEDALKKLGIVSVK
- a CDS encoding YfbM family protein encodes the protein MGMTGQLVALTLKQLQWLINEPSKVEDFIDSETPKNEKKPTEKINIQKAWHGIHFLLTGESYSNESPLAMTIFGGTEISKDLEYSTMRYLTPEQVHEIATALRDVSKKDLAQGYIPSAFEENNIYPTEIWESEGDKALEYLLHYYELTLAFYQSVSSRGDAVILYIS
- a CDS encoding Uma2 family endonuclease is translated as MVSYNPPQNLPPIEELPDSDDRPVDNELQIIVPTLLRVILNWLWAERNDWFFGVNMGIFHATGENPRIPIIPDALLSLGVERTIQPFGRPSYIVWHENGIVPIFVLEYVSRTYGGEYDKKMDDYARLGVLYYLIYNPQYHARDRHESFELYRLVEGEYVPQESEPCWMPEIGLGIGREVGIYANWEREWLYWYDQNGQRLLSPEERFEEERERAERLAEQLRSLGIDPE
- a CDS encoding cobyrinate a,c-diamide synthase; translation: MSIVIAGERSGAGKTTVTLALLSFLSQQRVQSFKVGPDYIDPMFHTAIVGRPCRNLDPVLTSEDYVRQCFHRHCQDADYGIVEGVMGLFDGIARTASFPAKDFASTAHIARLLDLPILLILDCRRLSHSVAAIAHGYSTLDPRLKIAGLILNRVGSERHRELLTEALEPLRIPILGILHRHDEITIPDRHLGLVPTEELPKLEHFFAKLASLAQKSFDWDRLLPLLKVEKVRSPKPPTYREKTVRIAIARDRAFNFYYPDNLDLLEQLGAELIPWSPLSDSQLPPNIQGLYFGGGFPEVFAQPLSENQTARNAVRTAIQGGIPTYAECGGLMYLCENLIDFDGQSRPMAGVLHTTTRMSPTLTLGYRQATALQNSPILNCGETLWGHEFHRSQLSTNAPHPLYQIQNPPIAEGWQIHQLHASYIHLHWGARPSVPQRFSQFCSTYQNLGV
- a CDS encoding RNA-guided endonuclease InsQ/TnpB family protein, with protein sequence MLVLEAKVYANQAQYSAMDEAIRTAQFIRNKSLRYWMDNKGVGKYQLSAYSKVLAESFPFVQKLNSMARQSSADRAWAAISRFYTNCKAKVKGKKGYPKFKKHSRSVEYKTSGWKLSENRKQITFTDGNNIGRVKLKGTRDLNGYEIKQFKRVRIVRRADGYYCQFLVAADNREKIEPSYSEIGLDVGLNHFYTDDKGNKIENPRFYRKGEKALNRLNRSKSKKYKKNQKPQSNNYHKARKRYALKHLKISRQRKDRAVKLARCVITSNDVVAYEDLRVANMVKNHNLAKSITDAGWYQFRVWLEYFGYKFGKITVAVPPQYTSINCSNCGAKVLKALSTRTHKCQCGCILDRDENAARNILSLGLSTVGHTGTQAWGDETSI